The following are from one region of the Eubacterium sp. MSJ-33 genome:
- a CDS encoding DNA internalization-related competence protein ComEC/Rec2, producing MKRPFFCVALAYALGEVTALYTRTAGEISIAIVVLIFAGMIGLKRKQKGVWLLVAGICTGMLCAFLCIPAEVRDNREYERIVSVEDAYAVETYAAQKEQQGQEQSCTGVLADIHGDTWTVRVLTEKTEDGQKEAVFKYAGMTKYILLRGMEEEDSHGMNLYKISDVIRITGVYHVFDNPANPGAFPAKTYYLARNITGYYYAPQTACLLKDQNLLKQPYRMYYIWKSQLYMVREKMNAQFYHILPSEIASIVSGILLGDKSEIDPETKRLYQIGGIAHILAISGLHISLLGGCLFWLLRKFRVPIGAAGITAMILVFTYGILTGMSLATIRAVWMLIIQLVAQILGKPYDMPTSMGIALLFMLLVNPVRILDSGMQLSYMAIAGVLLGNYVVRRLHRKTAFRRFQKRCRLRYRIVQSLIYSITLNAMMLPILAKTYYVISVYAWLLNLIVIPLMTVVVVSAWIGVLLSWISLVWGSFLVLPARWILQFYTCLCRWTLMIPGNTIHTGEIMPVQMVMWYGMIVVLFALLHTGTRNKIRDKWYRRTGQFWRKKQVIRYNVIVCTVMIFLIFGSQAFFTGSQRTESVYFLDVGQGDGILLRTPKGKNIVIDGGSTTQPKCGIYTILPAIRSQGIAQIDCWFVTHTDEDHISGLREIVELGKLSQIKVCAVVFSAYMVRDEAYYELETLLRKNGVAIHYMKAGEYIGDGTFTFTCLHPTRSYQPADKNAASLALAYHSNVFDMLFTGDMDMDAVEDMLGIDDWRAVDGAGMDGSGRQVSWQSTDGLEYNCVKLPHHGSKYSYSENLYARTKYAVISCGKKNRYGHPHAEVLEGLEQAGVQVLRTDEMGAVIFRSR from the coding sequence ATGAAACGACCATTCTTTTGTGTAGCTTTGGCGTATGCACTTGGAGAGGTGACAGCCCTTTACACGAGAACGGCAGGCGAAATAAGCATAGCAATCGTTGTGCTTATTTTTGCTGGGATGATAGGATTAAAGAGAAAACAAAAAGGCGTATGGCTTTTGGTGGCAGGTATCTGCACCGGGATGCTGTGTGCCTTTTTGTGTATTCCGGCAGAGGTGAGGGATAACAGGGAATACGAGCGGATTGTAAGTGTGGAGGATGCTTATGCCGTTGAAACGTATGCTGCGCAGAAGGAACAACAGGGGCAGGAACAAAGCTGTACAGGAGTGCTTGCGGATATACATGGAGATACTTGGACAGTGCGTGTGTTGACGGAGAAAACGGAGGATGGGCAGAAGGAAGCGGTATTTAAGTATGCAGGTATGACTAAGTATATATTGTTGCGCGGGATGGAAGAGGAAGATAGCCATGGTATGAATCTGTATAAGATTTCAGATGTAATTCGTATCACGGGTGTTTATCATGTATTCGATAATCCGGCAAATCCTGGCGCATTTCCGGCTAAAACATACTATCTTGCAAGAAATATTACAGGTTATTATTATGCGCCGCAGACAGCATGTCTGCTGAAAGATCAGAATTTGTTGAAACAACCATATCGTATGTATTACATATGGAAGTCACAGTTATATATGGTGCGGGAGAAGATGAATGCGCAGTTCTATCATATTCTTCCGAGTGAGATTGCATCAATTGTATCGGGAATATTGCTTGGAGATAAATCGGAGATAGATCCGGAGACGAAACGTTTGTATCAGATCGGGGGGATTGCGCATATACTTGCGATATCGGGATTACATATCTCTCTGCTTGGAGGCTGCTTGTTCTGGCTGCTTCGGAAATTTCGCGTACCAATCGGTGCTGCGGGCATTACGGCGATGATTCTTGTATTTACATATGGGATATTAACAGGAATGAGTCTTGCAACGATACGGGCAGTCTGGATGCTTATCATACAGCTTGTGGCACAGATTCTTGGAAAGCCATATGATATGCCGACATCCATGGGAATTGCACTTCTTTTTATGTTGTTGGTGAATCCTGTCCGAATCCTGGATTCGGGGATGCAGCTTAGTTATATGGCAATCGCTGGTGTTCTGCTTGGAAATTATGTGGTGCGCAGACTACATAGAAAGACAGCATTCCGGAGATTTCAGAAACGGTGCCGGCTGCGTTATCGTATTGTACAAAGCCTGATTTACTCTATAACGTTGAACGCGATGATGCTTCCGATTCTGGCGAAAACCTATTATGTGATTTCTGTATATGCGTGGTTATTAAATCTGATTGTAATACCGCTTATGACGGTCGTTGTGGTAAGTGCATGGATAGGGGTGTTGTTGTCCTGGATATCACTTGTATGGGGAAGTTTTTTGGTACTGCCTGCGCGTTGGATTTTACAATTTTATACATGTCTGTGCAGATGGACGCTGATGATCCCGGGAAATACGATTCATACAGGGGAGATAATGCCGGTGCAGATGGTCATGTGGTATGGAATGATTGTGGTTTTATTTGCACTTTTACATACAGGGACAAGAAATAAAATCCGGGATAAATGGTATCGGCGAACCGGTCAATTTTGGCGAAAAAAACAGGTAATCCGTTATAACGTTATTGTATGTACGGTAATGATTTTTCTCATCTTTGGCAGTCAGGCGTTTTTTACCGGAAGTCAAAGAACAGAATCTGTATATTTTCTTGATGTTGGGCAGGGAGATGGTATATTGCTCCGAACCCCGAAGGGAAAAAATATTGTAATCGATGGCGGATCTACAACGCAACCGAAGTGTGGAATATACACGATACTTCCGGCTATCCGGTCACAGGGGATAGCGCAGATTGACTGTTGGTTTGTGACTCATACAGATGAGGATCATATTAGTGGACTAAGGGAGATTGTTGAGTTGGGAAAACTATCGCAGATCAAGGTATGTGCAGTTGTATTCTCAGCATATATGGTACGGGATGAGGCGTATTATGAGCTGGAGACGCTGCTTCGGAAAAATGGGGTGGCAATCCATTATATGAAAGCGGGAGAGTATATTGGTGATGGTACATTTACTTTTACCTGTCTGCATCCGACCCGGTCATACCAACCGGCGGATAAGAATGCAGCAAGTCTGGCGCTTGCATATCATTCAAATGTATTTGACATGCTGTTTACCGGGGATATGGACATGGATGCAGTTGAAGATATGTTAGGAATAGATGATTGGAGAGCTGTGGATGGTGCAGGAATGGATGGAAGCGGCAGGCAGGTGTCGTGGCAGAGTACAGATGGATTGGAATATAACTGTGTGAAGCTGCCGCACCACGGATCGAAATATTCGTATTCGGAGAATCTATATGCGCGGACGAAATATGCAGTGATATCCTGTGGAAAGAAAAACCGATACGGACACCCGCATGCAGAGGTACTTGAGGGCCTGGAGCAGGCAGGTGTGCAGGTACTACGGACTGATGAGATGGGAGCGGTCATATTTCGGAGCCGGTGA
- a CDS encoding GerMN domain-containing protein, which yields MKRCKLIGMIFAMLCLTACGKDRLSSERVSLADNMIHLYVVEENTIECAPDDYQLKTPDVVTTCVEDIMTAMTALDTSKLDSYTYMFGEDNSLQMTITMMDGTYEQEDILLEMAAVTKTLFQLNDIASISLSVQDVAANIMKQELFTRDTIYYYDCDEPSLMEHDITMYVPNEQETALQSYGIKVQAEPQTSDQELIIRELVQKNVLPQDTKVNQVSVHGTVCYLDLSTEIASGVGTLSPELTIYAVVNSVIAQTGVESVQILIDGKIIPAYRNTVALDKPLSFQSDVVETK from the coding sequence ATGAAACGATGCAAGCTGATCGGTATGATTTTTGCAATGTTATGTCTGACAGCCTGTGGAAAAGATAGGTTGTCTTCGGAACGGGTTTCTCTTGCGGACAATATGATCCATCTTTATGTGGTCGAGGAGAATACGATTGAGTGTGCACCAGATGACTACCAGTTGAAAACACCGGATGTTGTAACAACTTGTGTGGAAGATATTATGACGGCAATGACTGCTCTGGATACATCAAAGTTGGATTCCTACACATATATGTTTGGAGAAGATAATAGTTTACAGATGACTATAACGATGATGGATGGAACCTATGAACAGGAAGACATTTTGTTGGAGATGGCGGCGGTTACGAAAACATTGTTCCAGTTGAATGATATCGCCAGCATTTCGTTATCTGTTCAGGATGTTGCTGCGAATATCATGAAACAGGAATTATTTACAAGAGATACGATATATTATTATGATTGTGATGAACCGAGCCTGATGGAACATGATATAACTATGTATGTGCCAAATGAACAGGAAACTGCATTACAGTCTTATGGCATCAAAGTGCAGGCAGAACCACAGACATCGGATCAGGAACTGATTATCCGGGAATTGGTACAGAAGAATGTACTTCCTCAGGATACGAAAGTAAATCAGGTGTCTGTGCATGGAACTGTGTGTTATCTTGATTTGTCGACAGAAATTGCAAGCGGTGTAGGCACATTGTCACCGGAACTTACGATATATGCGGTTGTTAATTCGGTAATTGCACAGACCGGTGTTGAGAGTGTGCAGATTTTGATTGATGGGAAGATTATTCCGGCATACCGAAATACAGTTGCTCTGGATAAACCATTGTCTTTTCAATCAGATGTGGTGGAGACAAAATAA
- the add gene encoding adenosine deaminase: MNYDYISMPKIDLHCHLDGSLSLSFLADTLNLKDLDIHKIQAPTDCQSLAEYLTCFDLPVSALQEKEHIRDAVVDVVRQAAGENVRYMEIRFAPALSVNGHLDLQDVVQSAIYGCQKAFDKYGVFTNLILCAMRHHSLAQNLLVARCAREFLGYGVCALDLAGDEAGHPNEEFASLFEEARRLSLPFTIHSGECGSERNIALALAYGAKRIGHGIAAIKDHSLLTACRKANIGFELCPTSNFQTKAVTDTTSYPLRAFLDAGVLATVNTDNRTVSDTTLTKEYEFALEHLQIKKEDLRTLYQNSVEISFADDSVKHQLLYLMP; encoded by the coding sequence ATGAACTACGATTATATTTCCATGCCAAAAATCGATCTGCATTGCCATCTGGATGGTTCGCTGAGTCTGTCTTTTCTGGCAGATACATTAAATCTTAAGGATCTTGATATACACAAAATCCAAGCTCCCACAGACTGTCAGTCCCTGGCAGAATACCTTACGTGCTTTGATCTCCCGGTCTCTGCTTTACAAGAGAAGGAACACATCCGGGATGCCGTCGTAGATGTGGTGCGGCAGGCAGCTGGAGAAAATGTCCGTTATATGGAGATCCGCTTTGCCCCTGCGCTCAGTGTAAATGGACATCTGGATCTGCAGGATGTTGTGCAATCTGCCATCTATGGATGTCAAAAGGCATTTGACAAATACGGCGTTTTTACCAATCTGATTCTGTGCGCTATGCGGCATCATTCCCTTGCACAAAACTTATTAGTTGCCCGATGTGCCCGAGAATTTCTGGGCTATGGCGTCTGTGCTCTGGATCTCGCCGGTGATGAAGCAGGACACCCAAACGAAGAATTTGCATCCTTGTTTGAAGAGGCCAGACGGCTTTCGCTTCCATTTACCATCCATTCCGGAGAATGCGGAAGCGAAAGAAATATTGCGCTTGCACTTGCCTACGGTGCAAAGCGGATCGGCCACGGAATTGCTGCGATCAAAGACCACTCGTTACTAACTGCCTGCCGCAAAGCAAACATTGGATTCGAGCTTTGTCCGACGTCAAATTTCCAGACAAAAGCGGTCACAGATACCACTTCTTATCCGCTGCGCGCCTTTCTGGATGCCGGTGTACTTGCAACGGTCAACACCGATAACCGGACTGTCAGCGATACGACACTGACAAAGGAATACGAATTTGCACTTGAACATCTGCAGATAAAAAAAGAAGATCTCCGGACACTTTATCAAAACAGTGTGGAAATCTCCTTTGCTGATGATTCTGTAAAACATCAATTATTGTATCTCATGCCATAG
- a CDS encoding helix-hairpin-helix domain-containing protein, which translates to MHNIKKLIGSCVLVLLLCGCGDKALLLTTGDVEEYTATTADMEYGLTENDGQNPEAEVDVASTTEAADGTQMSEPEMVAIYVCGAVRNPGVYYVSATAIKETVVRMAGGFLDEADENYVNLAQTVTGGEQIYIPTRDETVGLSLSSRESVDSQKTDASEEADAKININTAEKEQLMTLPGIGESKADAIIAYREAQGRFQSTDELMNIQGIKEGVYNKIKDLIIVG; encoded by the coding sequence TTGCACAATATTAAAAAGTTAATAGGCAGTTGTGTACTGGTACTCTTGCTATGTGGCTGTGGAGATAAAGCATTGCTTCTGACGACGGGAGATGTGGAAGAATATACGGCAACTACAGCAGATATGGAGTATGGATTAACCGAAAATGACGGGCAGAATCCGGAGGCAGAGGTGGATGTGGCTTCGACGACGGAAGCTGCGGACGGAACACAGATGAGTGAACCGGAGATGGTTGCAATCTATGTGTGTGGCGCTGTGAGAAATCCCGGTGTGTATTATGTATCGGCAACTGCAATTAAAGAGACTGTTGTCCGGATGGCTGGTGGATTTTTGGATGAAGCGGATGAGAACTATGTGAATCTGGCACAGACAGTGACCGGAGGAGAGCAGATTTATATTCCAACCCGGGATGAGACAGTGGGACTTTCACTTTCGTCACGGGAATCGGTCGATAGTCAGAAGACAGATGCATCGGAAGAAGCTGATGCGAAGATTAACATCAATACAGCAGAAAAAGAACAACTGATGACGTTGCCGGGAATCGGCGAAAGCAAGGCAGATGCGATTATCGCATATCGAGAGGCTCAGGGGAGGTTCCAGAGTACGGATGAACTTATGAACATTCAGGGAATCAAAGAGGGCGTATATAATAAAATTAAGGACTTAATTATTGTGGGATGA
- a CDS encoding tyrosine-type recombinase/integrase: protein MTNRRMTDRKVTKRRLEQFEIYMIQAEKRKSTIEKYMRDVQKLHVFAGERELTKELLLQYKDALYKSGRYHVASINSFLAAANYFCTCMQWTELHVKLFRIQQDAFLPEKRELSVQEYQRLIGTAMQRGEERLAMLIQTIGSTGIRISELPNVTVESLEEGMTEIYNKGKTRRILYPSELIELLTCYAGRHHIRHGCIFRTYTGKPLDRCNIWRDMKRLCEYAEVSPEKVYPHNLRHLFARRFYEINQDIAKLADMLGHSSIETTRIYIKSTGREHKKLLDQMRLVYPDMLGWDVG from the coding sequence ATGACGAATAGAAGGATGACGGATAGAAAAGTAACAAAACGGAGACTGGAACAGTTTGAAATCTATATGATTCAGGCGGAAAAACGAAAAAGTACAATCGAAAAATATATGCGGGATGTTCAGAAACTGCATGTGTTTGCAGGGGAGCGGGAGCTGACTAAGGAATTGTTGTTACAGTACAAGGACGCGTTATACAAAAGCGGCAGATACCACGTGGCAAGCATCAACTCATTTCTGGCGGCCGCCAATTATTTCTGCACCTGCATGCAATGGACCGAATTGCATGTCAAGTTATTTCGGATACAACAGGATGCCTTTCTTCCGGAAAAACGGGAGTTATCGGTGCAGGAATATCAAAGGTTGATCGGCACAGCCATGCAGAGGGGCGAGGAGCGGCTGGCGATGCTGATACAGACAATCGGAAGCACAGGAATCCGCATCAGCGAGCTGCCGAATGTCACAGTGGAGTCACTGGAAGAGGGAATGACGGAAATCTATAATAAAGGGAAAACCAGAAGAATTTTATACCCGAGTGAACTGATCGAACTGCTTACGTGCTATGCGGGCAGGCATCATATCCGGCATGGCTGCATATTCCGTACATATACAGGGAAACCGCTTGACCGATGCAATATCTGGCGGGACATGAAGCGGCTCTGTGAATATGCCGAAGTGTCGCCGGAAAAGGTATATCCTCACAATCTACGCCATTTGTTCGCGAGACGTTTCTATGAAATCAATCAGGATATCGCGAAGCTGGCGGACATGCTCGGACACAGCAGTATTGAGACAACCCGAATCTATATCAAGTCGACAGGACGGGAGCATAAAAAGCTGCTTGACCAGATGCGGCTTGTATATCCGGATATGCTTGGGTGGGATGTAGGGTAA
- a CDS encoding DMT family transporter, whose protein sequence is MWGIIVALISGALMSVQGVFNTGVTKQTSTWLASAWVAFSGFIVAIALWAIFERNQAGIFSLAQVDHKYMLLGGVIGAFITWTVITAMAGLGPAKAVLLIVISQLLIAYLIELFGLFSVEKADFQWTKLVGILVSVVGFIIFQWEK, encoded by the coding sequence ATGTGGGGAATTATAGTTGCATTGATATCCGGTGCGTTGATGAGTGTGCAGGGTGTATTTAATACAGGAGTGACAAAACAGACGTCTACGTGGCTTGCATCTGCGTGGGTGGCATTCTCCGGATTTATCGTTGCAATCGCATTGTGGGCAATCTTCGAACGCAATCAGGCAGGGATTTTTTCACTTGCACAGGTTGATCATAAATATATGCTGCTTGGTGGTGTAATCGGCGCATTTATTACATGGACCGTTATCACGGCGATGGCAGGTTTGGGACCTGCGAAAGCTGTATTGCTGATTGTGATTTCGCAGCTTTTGATTGCGTATCTGATAGAACTGTTTGGTTTGTTTAGTGTGGAAAAAGCAGATTTTCAGTGGACGAAGCTGGTTGGCATTCTTGTGTCTGTAGTGGGATTTATCATTTTTCAGTGGGAGAAATAA
- a CDS encoding response regulator transcription factor: MKKILVVDDEKSIVKGIKFSLEQDDMKVEVAYDGETALELAKANHYDMILLDIMLPGFSGLEVCQMIREFSDVPIIMLTAKGEDMDKILGLEYGADDYITKPFNILEVKARIKAIFRRNGRNVPEQENQKIIETKGLKIDVDSRRVYIDDKEVNLTAKEFELVYLLVSNPNKVYSREQLLKTIWGAAYPGDARTVDVHVRRLREKIEATPAEPKYIHTKWGVGYYFHD; encoded by the coding sequence ATGAAGAAAATTTTGGTGGTAGATGATGAAAAATCAATCGTAAAGGGAATTAAGTTCAGTCTGGAACAAGATGACATGAAGGTGGAAGTTGCTTATGACGGAGAGACTGCACTGGAACTTGCAAAGGCAAATCACTATGATATGATCCTGCTTGATATCATGCTGCCGGGATTTAGTGGCCTGGAAGTCTGTCAGATGATACGTGAATTTTCGGATGTGCCGATTATTATGCTGACAGCGAAGGGGGAGGATATGGATAAGATACTTGGCCTGGAGTATGGCGCTGACGACTACATAACAAAGCCGTTCAATATTTTGGAAGTAAAGGCGAGAATCAAGGCGATTTTCCGTCGTAATGGCAGAAATGTGCCGGAGCAGGAAAATCAGAAGATTATTGAGACAAAGGGACTTAAGATTGATGTGGACAGCCGGCGTGTCTATATTGATGATAAAGAAGTGAATCTGACGGCAAAGGAATTCGAACTGGTATATCTGCTGGTATCAAACCCGAACAAGGTATATTCCAGAGAGCAGCTTCTGAAGACAATCTGGGGCGCTGCATATCCGGGTGATGCCAGAACGGTGGATGTACATGTGCGTCGTCTTCGCGAGAAGATTGAGGCAACACCTGCCGAGCCAAAATACATTCATACAAAATGGGGCGTAGGATATTATTTCCACGACTAA
- the argB gene encoding acetylglutamate kinase, protein MVNNDSMDMILAKAQTLIEALPYIQKFNGKRVVVKYGGSAMVDENLKYNVIKDVALLKLIGMEPIIVHGGGKEISAWLKKIGKESEFVNGLRVTDEETLDVAEMVLSKVNKSLVSMMQKLGLKAVGISGKDSGLLKVQKKLSGGKDIGYVGEVVSADPTIIDTLIANDFIPVIAPIGIGIDDYHGYNINADDAACAIATAINAEKLVFLTDIEGVFVDPTDKSTLISEMDINEAQEFIDSGVVGGGMLPKLTNCIEAMKNGVARVHMLDGRVEHCLLLEFFTEKGIGTAILKEPLF, encoded by the coding sequence ATGGTAAATAATGATTCGATGGATATGATACTTGCGAAAGCGCAGACGTTGATTGAGGCGCTTCCATACATACAGAAATTCAATGGAAAGCGTGTCGTTGTCAAATACGGCGGAAGTGCAATGGTGGATGAGAACTTAAAATACAATGTTATCAAGGATGTAGCCCTTCTGAAGCTGATTGGTATGGAGCCGATCATCGTGCATGGCGGTGGTAAGGAAATCAGTGCATGGTTAAAGAAGATCGGCAAAGAATCCGAGTTCGTGAATGGCCTGCGTGTGACAGACGAGGAGACGCTCGATGTTGCAGAGATGGTACTCTCCAAGGTCAACAAGAGTCTTGTGTCTATGATGCAGAAGCTGGGACTGAAGGCGGTCGGTATCAGCGGTAAGGATTCCGGACTTCTGAAGGTGCAGAAGAAACTTTCCGGAGGTAAGGACATCGGATACGTCGGTGAGGTTGTATCGGCAGATCCTACGATTATTGATACATTAATTGCAAATGATTTTATCCCGGTTATAGCTCCAATCGGTATCGGCATCGATGATTACCATGGTTATAACATCAATGCAGATGATGCCGCTTGTGCAATCGCAACGGCTATCAATGCAGAGAAGCTTGTATTCCTGACAGATATCGAAGGTGTATTTGTAGATCCAACCGACAAGTCTACTTTGATCTCCGAAATGGATATCAATGAGGCACAGGAATTTATCGACAGCGGTGTTGTCGGAGGCGGTATGCTTCCGAAGCTTACGAACTGTATCGAGGCAATGAAGAACGGTGTTGCCCGCGTCCATATGCTCGATGGCCGTGTAGAGCATTGCCTGCTCCTGGAGTTCTTTACAGAAAAGGGTATTGGTACAGCGATTTTGAAGGAACCATTATTCTAA
- a CDS encoding sensor histidine kinase: MEKEKKDKSSINKEKVERKKLKNRERAEKREHHHVGISLRWFVTILVIALCAGIMLVYSVLSSHLYVQRYQEQLEKNVISQAEYIKNNLVENQMSLTQPADLNLRIEGVATTFYGRVMVVDNTYRIIKDTYGNHEQDLVVNPDIIAVMRGQKSDFMNKKDGYLEYITAVKDGLNIQGVLLLQASTESLKVIEQRVERRNGMTFALIMVICIGAAWAIGNASSRGIKRINQQMEIAGEGQLETQQIPVRGFKEFKQLTERYNATISKLKVIDSTRQEFVSNVSHELKTPITSMKVLADSLIQNDNADLTMYKEFMTDIVDEIDRESKIITDLLTLVKMDKKSAALNLEEISINDLLEVILKRVTPIAKSRGIQITYESYRDVTAIVDEVKLSLALTNIIENAVKYNVDNGWVKVTLNADHRNFYVKVADSGVGIPDDCKEHVFERFYRVDKARSRDTGGTGLGLAITKSVIQMHKGSIKLYSESGEGTTFTIRIPMKLDVSEEITRKDGGAE; this comes from the coding sequence GTGGAAAAGGAAAAGAAAGATAAATCTTCGATTAACAAAGAAAAGGTCGAACGAAAAAAATTAAAAAATCGGGAACGGGCAGAAAAACGGGAGCATCACCATGTTGGTATCAGTCTGCGATGGTTTGTCACAATTCTTGTTATTGCTCTTTGTGCCGGGATTATGCTTGTGTATTCTGTGCTTTCCAGTCATTTGTATGTGCAACGCTATCAGGAACAGCTTGAAAAAAATGTGATATCACAGGCAGAATATATCAAGAATAATCTGGTGGAAAATCAGATGTCGCTTACGCAGCCGGCAGATCTGAATCTGCGGATTGAAGGGGTGGCAACAACCTTTTATGGCAGAGTTATGGTTGTAGATAATACTTATCGTATCATAAAAGATACTTATGGCAATCATGAACAGGATCTGGTTGTGAATCCGGATATTATTGCTGTGATGCGTGGACAGAAGTCTGATTTCATGAACAAAAAGGATGGTTATCTGGAATATATTACTGCTGTAAAGGATGGATTAAATATTCAGGGCGTTCTTTTGCTTCAGGCCTCTACGGAAAGCCTGAAGGTGATTGAACAACGGGTAGAACGCAGAAATGGAATGACATTTGCATTAATCATGGTGATCTGTATAGGTGCGGCATGGGCGATTGGAAATGCGAGCTCTCGCGGAATTAAACGAATCAATCAGCAGATGGAGATTGCAGGAGAAGGACAGCTTGAGACACAGCAGATTCCGGTGCGTGGATTTAAGGAGTTTAAGCAGCTTACAGAACGTTATAATGCAACGATATCAAAACTGAAGGTTATAGATTCTACAAGGCAGGAATTTGTATCGAATGTCTCTCATGAACTTAAAACACCGATTACTTCGATGAAGGTGTTGGCGGATTCCCTGATTCAAAATGATAATGCAGATCTTACGATGTATAAGGAGTTCATGACAGATATCGTAGATGAGATTGACAGGGAAAGCAAGATTATTACAGATCTACTGACATTGGTTAAGATGGATAAGAAATCGGCAGCGTTGAATCTGGAAGAAATCTCAATCAATGATCTGTTGGAAGTGATCTTGAAACGTGTAACTCCGATTGCAAAGAGCCGGGGTATACAGATCACCTATGAAAGCTATCGGGATGTGACTGCAATTGTGGATGAGGTAAAACTGAGTCTGGCACTTACGAATATTATTGAGAATGCGGTGAAGTATAATGTTGATAATGGCTGGGTGAAGGTGACCTTGAATGCGGATCACCGGAATTTCTATGTGAAAGTTGCGGATTCGGGTGTTGGAATTCCGGATGATTGTAAGGAACATGTATTTGAACGTTTTTATCGTGTGGATAAGGCGCGAAGCCGGGATACGGGAGGTACCGGATTAGGGCTTGCAATCACCAAGAGTGTGATACAGATGCATAAAGGTTCGATTAAGCTATACAGTGAATCGGGAGAAGGAACAACCTTTACAATCCGGATACCGATGAAGTTGGATGTCAGTGAAGAAATCACGCGGAAGGACGGTGGTGCAGAATGA
- the holA gene encoding DNA polymerase III subunit delta: MAKKEKGNGMAILNEQINKKEFSRVYLLGGTEPYLIYQYRDKLIAALTDPNDTMNFITFKGDNTKPEDIIEFADTMPFFAERRVVLVENSNYFKNGCEKMEKVLGSLPETTVIIFVEKNIDNRKKLSKQIAELGTVAMFDAPDSDMLAVWLNSMFAEDKISISGATLRYLIDRVGNNMNLLKNESEKLRSYAVEKGSVSKDDIDLLCVNQVEDKIFDMIDAISEKKKEKTMELYDDLLYLQEPPMKILVLITRNFVQLLKIRFALDTGTPEGQIASTFGIRPYFVKKYISQARSFTKEQLLASVRICQEADTNIKTGKMRDKLATEMAIFELLLHRGVKQE; encoded by the coding sequence ATGGCAAAAAAAGAAAAAGGCAATGGCATGGCTATCCTGAATGAACAAATCAATAAGAAAGAATTCAGCCGCGTGTATCTGCTTGGCGGAACAGAACCGTATCTGATCTATCAGTATCGCGATAAGCTGATTGCGGCATTGACAGATCCAAATGATACGATGAATTTTATTACGTTCAAGGGTGACAACACGAAGCCGGAAGATATCATCGAATTTGCGGATACGATGCCTTTCTTTGCAGAGCGGAGAGTTGTACTTGTGGAGAACAGCAATTACTTCAAGAATGGCTGCGAGAAGATGGAAAAAGTATTAGGAAGCCTTCCGGAGACAACGGTCATCATCTTTGTTGAGAAGAATATTGACAATCGTAAAAAACTTTCAAAACAGATTGCGGAGCTGGGCACAGTTGCGATGTTTGATGCGCCGGACAGCGATATGCTTGCGGTCTGGTTAAACAGCATGTTTGCAGAAGACAAGATTTCCATAAGCGGAGCAACACTTCGCTATCTGATTGACCGTGTTGGAAATAATATGAACCTGCTCAAAAATGAGTCAGAGAAACTTCGGTCATATGCTGTAGAGAAAGGCAGTGTGTCGAAGGATGATATTGATCTTCTGTGTGTGAATCAGGTAGAGGATAAAATCTTTGATATGATTGATGCGATATCGGAGAAGAAAAAAGAAAAGACGATGGAGCTTTACGATGATCTGTTGTATCTGCAGGAACCACCGATGAAGATTCTTGTTTTGATCACGCGGAATTTTGTACAGTTACTTAAAATCCGGTTTGCACTAGATACCGGAACACCGGAAGGACAGATTGCATCGACTTTTGGAATCCGGCCGTATTTCGTGAAGAAGTATATCTCACAGGCACGGTCATTCACGAAGGAGCAGCTGCTTGCCAGCGTACGTATCTGTCAGGAAGCAGATACGAATATCAAGACAGGGAAGATGCGGGACAAGCTCGCAACAGAGATGGCGATATTTGAATTATTGCTGCACCGCGGGGTGAAGCAGGAATAA